Part of the Streptomyces sp. NBC_01460 genome, TACAAGGTCAAGGCGCTCAGCCCCGCGACGGACCGTCCCCTGGCCCTGACGGTCCGGCACGGCTCCACGCCTCCCCGCCCCGGCGACGAACTGGACTGCTGGGTCTTCGCCAACGAGACCGGCCAGAGCGTGCTGACCGCCGACACGCGAGGCCGTCTGCCCATCTCGCCGAGGATGGCGCAGCGGTACACGACGGCGGTCGACGTGCTCGACGACCTGGCGACCGGCGGTGAAGGGGCCTCGGAGGACGCCCGCGCGCGCCTGTCCGACCTGCAGGGCATGGCCAACCGCATCCTCCGCCGCGACCAGGCGGACTGGGTGGACGTGTACCGCGTCCTCGGCTCCCCCGACCGGCAGCGCCTGGGCATCCTGCGCGACCTCGCGGCACGTACCAACCGCGCGCTCAAGGACAGCACCCTGCACACCGGCCGACTGCGGGCCGAACTCGTCGAGTCCGGCTGGGCCGCGGCTCTGACCGAAGCACAACAGACGCTCCGTGCCCGCCTGACCGACGCGGAGGCCCTGGACGACCCGACCGCACCCGAAGCCGCACCCGTCGCCCTCCAGCCCGACCACCCCGAGCAGAAGGAAGCCGAACCCGTGACCACCGTCGAAGAAGCACCGGTCGTACAGGCAGTGACCACGAAGGACGACTTCCTGCTCGCCCTGGCGGCTTCGGCCGCCGTGGACCGGACCTGCAAGAAGCACGAGGCGGTACGCCACGCACTGAAGTCGGAACTGCTGTGGGCGGACCTCCAGCCGACCGACTCCGAGGCCGCCGACGTCGTCTGCGCCGTGGACGACGGCCTGTTCCTCTACGAGGTCCTGGGAGCCGGGCGCTCCGCGTACGAGGAACTCCGTGCGGGAGCGACCCGCCTTCTCGAGATCAACCACACCCTGCACACGAAGGCTGACCGCCTCTACCTGGTCCTGTGCGGGGCGCCTGCCGAGGAATGGGCCGCGAGTACCGTGCGCGAGGTCTTCGGCGTCCACGTCCTGTGGCGTACTCCTGGCAACTGGGGCGGCGACGACCCCGATACCGCCCTGGGCCGCCCCCAGGCGTGAAGCCGGGCCCCTCACCGGCACCGGCCGCCGATCCTCACCCGTGCGCAGGCGGAAGCGCTCCTCGCCAGGGCCGGCCTGTGGGCCCGATCGGCAGGGGTCCGTGCCCGCACCGCGGATCGCGGCGCGGGCGTCGGCCGGGCGGGGCGCGTGCCGGGGTGGAGTCCTCCGCCCTCCCCACCGGCTCGTCCCCGGCCGGCCACACACCTGCCGGGCGGCGGTCAACCGACGGGCCGGGCCGCCTCTTCCGGCTCCGCGCGGTCGAACTGGGTGCGGTGCAGCTCCTCGTACCGTCCTCCGACGGCCAGCAGCTCCTCGTGCGTGCCCCGTTCGACGACGCGGCCGTCCTCGACGACCAGGATGAGGTCCGCGGAGCGCACGGTCGACAGCCGGTGGGCGATGACCACGGCCGTGCGGCCTTCCAGGGCCTCGGCCAGCGCCTCCTGGACGGCCGCCTCCGAGGTGGAGTCCAGGTGCGCGGTCGCCTCGTCCAGGATCACCACCCGCTGACGGGCCAGCAGCAGCCGGGCGATGGTGAGCCGCTGGCGTTCGCCGCCGGAGAGCCGGTAGCCGCGCTCACCCACCACCGTGTCCAGCCCGTCGGGGAGCGATGCCACCAGGCCGTCCAGGCGGGAGCGGCGCAACGCCTCCCAGATCTCCTCCTCGGTGGCCTCCGGCCGGGCGAGCAGCAGATTGGCGCGGACCGACTCGTGGAAGAGGTGCCCGTCCTGGGTGACCATCCCGAGCGTCTCCCGGATCGAGTCGGCCGTCAGGTCGCGTACGTCGACGCCGTTGAGCCGCACGGTGCCGGCATCGGTGTCGTACAGCCGGGGGAGCAACTGCGCGATGGTCGACTTCCCGGCTCCGGACGATCCCACGAGGGCGACCATCCGGCCGGGCTCCGCCGTGAAGGAGACGTCGTGCAGGACCTGCGAGCCGTCCCCCGAGTCGAGCGTGGCGACCTCTTCGAGGGAGGCGAGCGAGACCTTGTCGGCGGAGGGGTAGCCGAAGGAGACCCCGTCGAACTCCACGGACACCGGTCCGTCGGGCACCCGGCGGGCGTCCGGCTTCTCCGCGATCAGCGGCTTCAGGTCGAGGATCTCGAAGACCCGCTCGAAGCTGACCAGGGCGCTCATCACCTCGACGCGGGCTCCGGCCAGAGCCGTCAGCGGCGCGTAGAGCCGGGTGAGGAGGAGGGCCAGGGCGACGACGGCCCCGGGCTCCAGGGTGCCGCGCAGCGCGTAGTGGCCGCCGAGCCCGTAGACGAGGGCGAGGGCGAGTGCCGACACCAGGGTGAGCGCCGTGATGAACGTGGACTGGAGCATCGCCGTGCGGACGCCGATGTCACGCACCCGTCCCGCCCGGGCCGCGAATTCGGCGGACTCGTCGGCGGGGCGCCCGAAGAGCTTGATGAGCGTCGCGCCCGGCGCCGAGAAGCGCTCGGTCATCTGCGTGCCCATGGTGGCGTTGTGGCCGGCGGCCTCCCGCTGGAGATCCGCCATCCGCGCGCCCATCCGGCGGGCGGGGACCACGAACACCGGCAGCAGCACCAGGGCGAGCAGCGTGATCTGCCACGAGATCGTCAGCATCACGGCCAGGGTCAGCAGCAGGGTGACCACGTTGGAGACGACGCCGGAGAGCGTGTTGCTGAACGCCCGCTGCGCGCCGATCACGTCGTTGTTGAGCCGGCTGACCAGCGCACCGGTCCTGGTGCGGGTGAAGAAGGCGACGGGCATCCGCTGGACGTGGTCGAAGACGGCCGTCCGCAGGTCGAGGATCAGCCCCTCGCCGAGGGTGGCCGAGAGCCATCGGACGAGGAGGCCGAGCCCCGCCTCCGCCACGGCGATCAGAGCGATGAGCAGGGCGTACCGGACGACCGTGCCGGGGTCCCGGCCCTGCACGATCGCGTCGACGACCCGCCCGGCCAGCACGGGTGTGGCCACCGCCAGAAGGGCGGTGACCACACTGAGGAGCAGGAAGCGGACGATCCTGCCCCGGTGCGGCCTGGCGAAGGCCCCGATGCGGTGCAGTGTGGCCTTGGAGAAGGGTCTGCGGTCCGTCTGCGCGTTCACCGTGCTGTGCAGCGAGTGCCACGCCGTGACTTCCATGTCCATGCGGTCCTCCGGGGTCGGTCGGTATGCGGGGAACGTTAGGACCTCAAGTGAAGTTGAGGTCAAACGTTCCCGTCCGGCTTCACCCGTCGGCGCGGTCAGCGCGCCCGTACGGTCGCCATGACCTCCCGGTCCGGCTGCAGGGTCAGGGTCGGCACGGGGTTGACGGTGCCCGGGTCGACCTCCAGCTCGAAGCGGCGCGCCAGGACGGCCAGGATCAGCACCGCCTCGACCATCGCGAAACGGGTGCCCAGGCAGACCCGGGGGCCGCCGCCGAACGGGTACCAGGCGTACTCGGGGATCTCGTCCCCGTCCTCCGCGTCCCAGCGCTCGGGACGGAACGCCTCGGGCTCGGGGAACCACCGTTCGTCCCGGTGCGTGGCCCACTGGCTGCTCCACACCCGCGTGCCCTCCGCCAACGGCACCCCGCCGATCCGGGCCCCCTCCTTGGCGATCCCCGTGACCAGCCAGATCGTCGGATACAGCCGGAGGGTCTCCTTCACCACCGCCTGGGCGTACGGCAGTCGCGCGTAGTCGTCGATCCCCGGCTCCCGGTCGCCCAGCACCCGGTCCAGCTCCTCGGTGAGCGCGGCGAGCGCCCGAGGCGTACGGGACAGGAGGTACCAGGCCCACACCAGCGTGGAGGCGGTCGTCTCGTGACCGCCGATGTACAGGGTGACGGTCTCGTCCCGGATCTCCTGGTCGGTGAGGTGCGCCCCGGTCTCGTCCACCGCCGTGAGCAGCCGGCTCAGCAGATCGGGGCGTTCGCCGTCCCCGTCGCGATGGCGGGCCACCACGCGCCCGACCTCGGCGTCGATCACCGCGGCGGCCTTCTTGATCCTGGCCCGCCCGGGCGTCGGCACCCAGTCGGGCAGGACGGCTCCCAGGCCGCTGAACTCCTTGCCGATCTCCTGCTGGGCGATGTCCATGGCCCGGCCCATCGACGCCGCGTCGGCCGGTGTGTCCACCCCGAAGATCGTGCGGACCGCGATCTTCTGCGTCAGGGCCGCCATCTCCCGCTTGATGTCGACGCGTTCACCGCCCGACCAGGTGTCGGCCAGGTCCACCGCGCACGCCGTCATCGTGGAGGCGTACGACTTCACCTGCTTGGGCCGCACCGAGGGCTGCACCAGCGAGCGCTTGCGCCGCCAGTCGGCGCCGCGGGCGACGACGACACCGTTGCCCATGACGGTACGGAAGGCGATGCCCAGCAGCGGCTGGTCGAAGGTGCGTTCCGTCTCGGTGAGGAGTTCGCCGATGCACTGCGGATCGGCGATGAAGACGCAGTCGTTGCGGCCGAAGCGCCAGCGCACCATGTCCCCGTAACCACGCAGGCGCTCGAAGAACGCGAGAGGGTCCTTGCCGAACTGGGGCAGGCTTCCCAGGAGCGGCACACCCCTGGGCCCCTGGACGATCCGGTGGCCGCGCGGTTCGGCGTCGAGGGCCGCACCGGTTTCCGTGGACATGGGGAACTCCCGTCATCTGCCGTGCGCAGTACGTGAGTTGCCGAGCCTAGTGCCAGTCGGCCATGGGTTCGAAGCGGAGATCTCCGGTTCAGGCCACGGCATGACCGAGGGCCGCAGACGGTCGCCTGCGGCCCTCGGTCATGCCGTGCTACGGGTCAGACGCCCGGCGGGACCCGGGACGGGCGGCCGCCTCCCCGCGTCAGGGAGTAGCCGAACACGCCCGCGAGCGCGGCGAGTGCGGCTCCGCCGGCGGTCCACAGCCAGCGGCTGGTCCACCACCCGGAGGACCAGCCGTCCTCCGGTTCGCTGCCGGACAGGGTGACGCCCTGGGCCGAGGCCGCGGAGACGCCCGGCACCAGCGGCTCGGCGAGCGTGCCGTCCACGTCGTGGGCGCCGCCCTGGTCGGCCGAGGTGACCTCGGTCTCGACGTGGAACGGCAGGCCCAGGTCCTCCTCGGCCAGGCCGACCACCGTCAGGCGTACGTAGTAGGTGCCGGGCAGCGGATCGGACGCCCACGGCTCGGACCAGGCGCGCACCGTGCGCAGCACGCAGGACAGCTCGACGGTGCCCGTGTCGGGCGCCGCCTTCCGCGTCTGGTGCCCGTACACGCAGGCCTGCCGGCGGCGGAGGCCGTCGTACACGTCGACCTGCCAGGTCGAGGCCCCGTGCCGGGTGGCGCTCTCCGGCAGGGTCACCTTCGCGCGGACGGTGGGGCGCTGTCCGGTGTCGCCGGGGAAGGCCCAGTACAGGTAGTCGCCGGTGGACGCGTCCGCGGTGGCCGTCTGTCCCTGCCGGACCGGAGTGGCGGTGCGGAAGGTGGTGCCCGCCTCCGTCGGCCCCGCCGCCTCGCCCTCCGACGGGCTCGCGCTCGCGGACGGGTCGTCGGCGACGGCGGTGCCGGCCGGGGTGAGCAGGGTGACGGCGGCCAGCAGCGCCCCCACGCATACGCGTCGCACGGTGTTCCTGCGGGTGGTACGCATCAGTTGGTCCTCCATACGGCGACGCGCCAACGCGAGATCCAGCCGAACAGCAGACCGGCGATCAGCCCGGCCAGCACCATGACGCCCAGCAGCCACCAGCCGCGGCCCAGGCCGAACGCGGCGGTGTCGGCGGCCTCGTCGGGTGACGTCACGAGGTCGATGGTCAGCTCGACGGGCATGCCGGGAGTGGTCTTCACCGACGCGGGCGCCGAGAAGGAGTTGCCGAGTTCGAGGCAGACGCTCTCGGCCGCGGGCTTCAGGTCCTCGTCGGAGACGTCGTCGTCGTCCCGCTCGGCCGTCGGGTAGCGCAGGCCGGAGGATATGGCGTCCGTGCGCCCCGAGCCGGACTCCGATCCGCGGACGATCTCGCGGCCGTGCGTGGTCACGGCGCGCAGCAGGACCCCGTAGTCGTTGTTCACGGCGCGGTCCGCGCCCACGCTCACCGAGGCGCGCAGTTCCTGGCCGGGCAGGACGTCCACCCGGTACCAGCGGTGCCTGCCGATCTCCTGACGGTCCGTGTAGAGCCCGGCCTTCAGCGCCGGGGCGGCGGAGCAGCTGCCCGCGCCCTCGGTCGCCACCGGGGTGACGACGGGCTCGGCGGCCCGGTCCACCAGCTGTGTGACCCGGCCGGAGAGTTCCTCGGTGTGCTGCACCGCGGTGTAGGTGCCGCCGGTGGCCTCGGCGATGCAGGTCAGCTGCTGCCGGATCTTGGCGTTCGGTACCAGGCCCAGGGTGTCGATGACCAGGTGGGTCCCCCGGGCGGCGATCTCGCGCGCGACCTCGCAGGGGTCCAGCGGGCCGCAGGTGTCCTCGCCGTCGGTGATCAGGACGATCCGCCGGGTGGCGTCCCCACCCTCGAGGTCGTCCGCGGCGCCGAGCAGGGCCGGGCCGATCGGGGTCCAGCCGGTCGGCGCCAGTGTGGCGACGGCGGTCTTGGCCTCGGTGCGGTCGAGCGGGCCGACCGGGTAGAGCTGCTTGGTGTCCTTGCAGCCGACCTTGCGGTCGTCGCCCGGGTAGTCG contains:
- a CDS encoding ABC transporter ATP-binding protein; translation: MDMEVTAWHSLHSTVNAQTDRRPFSKATLHRIGAFARPHRGRIVRFLLLSVVTALLAVATPVLAGRVVDAIVQGRDPGTVVRYALLIALIAVAEAGLGLLVRWLSATLGEGLILDLRTAVFDHVQRMPVAFFTRTRTGALVSRLNNDVIGAQRAFSNTLSGVVSNVVTLLLTLAVMLTISWQITLLALVLLPVFVVPARRMGARMADLQREAAGHNATMGTQMTERFSAPGATLIKLFGRPADESAEFAARAGRVRDIGVRTAMLQSTFITALTLVSALALALVYGLGGHYALRGTLEPGAVVALALLLTRLYAPLTALAGARVEVMSALVSFERVFEILDLKPLIAEKPDARRVPDGPVSVEFDGVSFGYPSADKVSLASLEEVATLDSGDGSQVLHDVSFTAEPGRMVALVGSSGAGKSTIAQLLPRLYDTDAGTVRLNGVDVRDLTADSIRETLGMVTQDGHLFHESVRANLLLARPEATEEEIWEALRRSRLDGLVASLPDGLDTVVGERGYRLSGGERQRLTIARLLLARQRVVILDEATAHLDSTSEAAVQEALAEALEGRTAVVIAHRLSTVRSADLILVVEDGRVVERGTHEELLAVGGRYEELHRTQFDRAEPEEAARPVG
- a CDS encoding cytochrome P450, producing MSTETGAALDAEPRGHRIVQGPRGVPLLGSLPQFGKDPLAFFERLRGYGDMVRWRFGRNDCVFIADPQCIGELLTETERTFDQPLLGIAFRTVMGNGVVVARGADWRRKRSLVQPSVRPKQVKSYASTMTACAVDLADTWSGGERVDIKREMAALTQKIAVRTIFGVDTPADAASMGRAMDIAQQEIGKEFSGLGAVLPDWVPTPGRARIKKAAAVIDAEVGRVVARHRDGDGERPDLLSRLLTAVDETGAHLTDQEIRDETVTLYIGGHETTASTLVWAWYLLSRTPRALAALTEELDRVLGDREPGIDDYARLPYAQAVVKETLRLYPTIWLVTGIAKEGARIGGVPLAEGTRVWSSQWATHRDERWFPEPEAFRPERWDAEDGDEIPEYAWYPFGGGPRVCLGTRFAMVEAVLILAVLARRFELEVDPGTVNPVPTLTLQPDREVMATVRAR
- a CDS encoding VWA domain-containing protein, with product MITRKRLRAGVCVLLATLAAGFGTALPAAADEPPTAASPKVELVLDVSGSMRTRDIDGGSRISAAKQAFNDVLDAVPEEVELGIRTLGADYPGDDRKVGCKDTKQLYPVGPLDRTEAKTAVATLAPTGWTPIGPALLGAADDLEGGDATRRIVLITDGEDTCGPLDPCEVAREIAARGTHLVIDTLGLVPNAKIRQQLTCIAEATGGTYTAVQHTEELSGRVTQLVDRAAEPVVTPVATEGAGSCSAAPALKAGLYTDRQEIGRHRWYRVDVLPGQELRASVSVGADRAVNNDYGVLLRAVTTHGREIVRGSESGSGRTDAISSGLRYPTAERDDDDVSDEDLKPAAESVCLELGNSFSAPASVKTTPGMPVELTIDLVTSPDEAADTAAFGLGRGWWLLGVMVLAGLIAGLLFGWISRWRVAVWRTN